A genomic window from Bacillus sp. BGMRC 2118 includes:
- a CDS encoding transcriptional regulator encodes METIDPKDVNPGDEVYVLYNNPHTPTVSNVKKAEIVQHPHNPDGVALFLHETFHVIEDDDALFASEEAAQNAYEEFYSDEQYH; translated from the coding sequence ATGGAAACAATAGACCCTAAAGATGTAAATCCAGGTGATGAGGTTTACGTACTATACAATAATCCCCATACTCCAACTGTTTCGAACGTAAAAAAAGCTGAAATTGTACAACATCCACACAATCCAGATGGAGTAGCGTTATTTTTACATGAGACATTTCATGTAATTGAAGATGACGATGCATTATTCGCTTCAGAGGAAGCAGCCCAAAACGCTTATGAAGAATTCTATTCAGATGAGCAGTATCATTAA
- a CDS encoding DUF541 domain-containing protein, with protein sequence MKGDVFLTKHKYKHLIVSGTGEVSVEPDTAFISIGVLSEGKELGVIQEENATQTTKLVETLLRLGVPGNQIQTEDYRIEPLYEFRENKQFLLGYRVTHVLQVKLNDMTNIGQIIDEAVRSGANTVNSIRFTVENGDQYYLQALNLAVRDSHAKALSLTNAYGVHLYPIPLRVEEESYQVYPLSKVATFAAESTPIQPGRQKIEAKIKVEYCYYERVY encoded by the coding sequence ATGAAAGGGGATGTTTTTTTGACAAAACATAAATATAAACATCTTATAGTGTCTGGTACTGGAGAAGTTAGTGTTGAACCAGATACAGCATTTATTTCAATAGGGGTACTATCAGAAGGTAAAGAATTAGGAGTAATTCAAGAAGAAAATGCCACGCAAACAACAAAGCTAGTAGAAACCCTTCTACGCTTAGGAGTTCCAGGTAATCAAATACAAACAGAAGATTATCGAATTGAACCACTATATGAATTCCGTGAGAACAAGCAATTTTTACTCGGCTATCGCGTCACACATGTTCTTCAAGTCAAGTTAAATGATATGACAAATATTGGCCAAATCATTGATGAAGCAGTTCGAAGCGGAGCTAATACCGTTAATTCCATTCGGTTTACGGTAGAAAACGGTGATCAGTATTATCTACAGGCATTAAATTTGGCAGTCAGAGACTCACACGCAAAAGCTCTGTCTCTAACCAACGCGTATGGCGTTCACCTCTATCCGATCCCACTTCGAGTAGAAGAAGAATCCTATCAAGTATACCCATTAAGTAAAGTAGCTACATTCGCAGCTGAATCAACCCCTATTCAACCAGGAAGACAGAAGATAGAAGCAAAAATCAAAGTAGAATATTGTTATTATGAAAGAGTCTATTAA